A section of the Alligator mississippiensis isolate rAllMis1 chromosome 8, rAllMis1, whole genome shotgun sequence genome encodes:
- the LOC102573425 gene encoding sestrin-3 isoform X1 produces the protein MQSLLSYAQSGSCAGASGCTGCREVLQCSGHAPSCLCWSCQWLLLVWGRAGEVPVAQAWCIQGTSRAQEKQAGKKPRPPGLGHRGPGDEALAGSLVPVPAAGWEGLAPGKLGLLWAPLWGTEMNCITDACPAEARVWRGQVLWEPPALTWLSQQVGKMTSSDPERPQFLFVKALASRGRAEAVTQQMGYHPQYLDSFLKTQHYLLHMDGPLPFACRHYIAIMAAARHQCRYLVNLHVLQFLRMGGDPQWLRGLAFTPPKLRNLNEINKILAHRPWLVSKEHIEKLLKISEQSWSLAELVHAVVLLAHCHALASFVFGCGCGQDERPDGRAVPAPTSPGNQCFCEAGSGNGCSQELLRINRKRSLDSCVELESLRDRAQKIHPEAEGREETRLPQPDREEDLHGEAVSTADLSCYLQDPDFAYQDFARRDEDHTQIFRVQDYSWEDHGFSLVNRLYSDIGHLLDEKFRTVDGLHGSVMAKRQGCEPSAFKRGIWNYIHCMFGIRYDDYDYAEVNQLLERALKVYIKTVTCYPEKTNPETFDRFWKQFKHSEKVHVNLLILEARMQAELLYALRAITQYMI, from the exons ATGCAGTCCTTGCTTAGTTATGCACAATCCGGGTCCTGCGCTGGGGCCTCTGGCTGCACAGGGTGCAGGGAAgtgctgcagtgctctgggcacgcaccctcctgcttgtgctggtcttgccagtggctgctgctggtgtggggaagggcaggggaggtcCCCGTGGCACAGGCCTGGTGCATTCAGGGCACGAGCCGTGCCcaagagaagcaggcagggaagaaacCACGGCCTCCTGGACTAGGGCACCGGGGACCCGGTGACGAAGCCCTAGCTGGGTCTCTCGTCCCAGTCCCTGCAGCCGGATGGGAAGGGCTGGCCCCAGGAAAGCTgggcctgctctgggcaccgcTTTGGGGCACTGAGATGAACTGCATCACAGACGCGTGTCCTGCTGAGGCcagggtgtggagggggcaggtCCTGTGGGAGCCGCCAGCTCTGACATGGCTGTCCCAACAGGTGGGGAAGATGACTAGCAGTGACCCCGAACGGCCCCAGTTCCTGTTCGTGAAGGCGCTGGCCAGCCGGGGCCGCGCGGAGGCCGTGACGCAGCAGATGGGCTACCACCCGCAGTACCTGGACAGCTTCCTCAAGACACAGCACTACCTGCTGCACATGGACGGCCCGCTGCCCTTCGCCTGCCGGCACTACATCGCCATCATG gcagctgcccGGCACCAGTGCCGCTACCTGGTGAATCTGCATGTGCTGCAGTTCCTGcgcatggggggggacccccagtgGCTGCGGGGCCTGGCCTTTACCCCGCCCAAGCTCCGCAACCTCAATGAGATCAACAAGATCCTGGCGCACCGGCCCTGGCTGGTCAGCAAGGAGCACATTGAG aagCTTCTGAAGATCAGCGAGCAGAGCTGGTCTCTGGCCGAGCTGGTCCACGCCGTGGTGCTCCTGGCGCACTGCCACGCCCTGGCCAGCTTCGTCTTTGGGTGCGGCTGTGGGCAGGACGAGCGGCCAGATGGCCGGGCTGTGCCAGCACCCACCTCACCTGGGAACCAGTGCTTCTGCGAGGCTGGCAGTGgcaatggctgcagccaggaactgttGCGTATCAACCGCAAGCGG TCCCTGGACTCCTGCGTGGAGCTGGAGTCGCTGCGGGACCGTGCCCAGAAGATCCACCCAGAGGCCGAGGGCAGGGAGGAGACGAGGCTGCCCCAGCCAGACAGGGAGGAAG ACTTGCACGGGGAAGCTGTCAGCACCGCAGACCTCTCCTGCTACCTGCAGGACCCCGACTTCGCATACCAGGACTTTGCCCGGCGCGACGAGGATCACACACAGATCTTCAGAGTCCAG GACTACTCCTGGGAGGACCACGGCTTCTCGCTGGTGAACAGGCTCTACTCCGACATTGGGCACCTCCTGGATGAGAAGTTCCGCACCGTGGACGGGCTGCACGGCAGTGTTATGGCCAAGCGGCAGGGCTGCGAGCCCTCGGCCTTCAAGCGCGGCATCTGGAACTACATTCACTGCATGTTTGGGATCAG GTACGACGACTACGACTATGCTGAAGTGAACCAGCTCCTGGAGCGGGCGCTCAAAGTGTACATCAAAACTGTGACGTGCTACCCTGAGAAGACAAACCCTGAGACGTTTGACCGCTTCTGGAAGCAGTTCAAGCACAGCGAGAag GTCCACGTGAACCTGCTCATCCTGGAAGCCCGGATGCAGGCGGAGCTGCTGTATGCGCTGCGCGCCATCACCCAGTACATGATCTAG
- the LOC102573425 gene encoding sestrin-3 isoform X4, producing the protein MLLCPHSAEHPPGAPCQRQRQVGKMTSSDPERPQFLFVKALASRGRAEAVTQQMGYHPQYLDSFLKTQHYLLHMDGPLPFACRHYIAIMAAARHQCRYLVNLHVLQFLRMGGDPQWLRGLAFTPPKLRNLNEINKILAHRPWLVSKEHIEKLLKISEQSWSLAELVHAVVLLAHCHALASFVFGCGCGQDERPDGRAVPAPTSPGNQCFCEAGSGNGCSQELLRINRKRSLDSCVELESLRDRAQKIHPEAEGREETRLPQPDREEDLHGEAVSTADLSCYLQDPDFAYQDFARRDEDHTQIFRVQDYSWEDHGFSLVNRLYSDIGHLLDEKFRTVDGLHGSVMAKRQGCEPSAFKRGIWNYIHCMFGIRYDDYDYAEVNQLLERALKVYIKTVTCYPEKTNPETFDRFWKQFKHSEKVHVNLLILEARMQAELLYALRAITQYMI; encoded by the exons ATGCTCCTGTGCCCGCACAGCGCCGAGCACCCGCCGGGCGCCCCGTGCCAGCGCCAGCGGCAG GTGGGGAAGATGACTAGCAGTGACCCCGAACGGCCCCAGTTCCTGTTCGTGAAGGCGCTGGCCAGCCGGGGCCGCGCGGAGGCCGTGACGCAGCAGATGGGCTACCACCCGCAGTACCTGGACAGCTTCCTCAAGACACAGCACTACCTGCTGCACATGGACGGCCCGCTGCCCTTCGCCTGCCGGCACTACATCGCCATCATG gcagctgcccGGCACCAGTGCCGCTACCTGGTGAATCTGCATGTGCTGCAGTTCCTGcgcatggggggggacccccagtgGCTGCGGGGCCTGGCCTTTACCCCGCCCAAGCTCCGCAACCTCAATGAGATCAACAAGATCCTGGCGCACCGGCCCTGGCTGGTCAGCAAGGAGCACATTGAG aagCTTCTGAAGATCAGCGAGCAGAGCTGGTCTCTGGCCGAGCTGGTCCACGCCGTGGTGCTCCTGGCGCACTGCCACGCCCTGGCCAGCTTCGTCTTTGGGTGCGGCTGTGGGCAGGACGAGCGGCCAGATGGCCGGGCTGTGCCAGCACCCACCTCACCTGGGAACCAGTGCTTCTGCGAGGCTGGCAGTGgcaatggctgcagccaggaactgttGCGTATCAACCGCAAGCGG TCCCTGGACTCCTGCGTGGAGCTGGAGTCGCTGCGGGACCGTGCCCAGAAGATCCACCCAGAGGCCGAGGGCAGGGAGGAGACGAGGCTGCCCCAGCCAGACAGGGAGGAAG ACTTGCACGGGGAAGCTGTCAGCACCGCAGACCTCTCCTGCTACCTGCAGGACCCCGACTTCGCATACCAGGACTTTGCCCGGCGCGACGAGGATCACACACAGATCTTCAGAGTCCAG GACTACTCCTGGGAGGACCACGGCTTCTCGCTGGTGAACAGGCTCTACTCCGACATTGGGCACCTCCTGGATGAGAAGTTCCGCACCGTGGACGGGCTGCACGGCAGTGTTATGGCCAAGCGGCAGGGCTGCGAGCCCTCGGCCTTCAAGCGCGGCATCTGGAACTACATTCACTGCATGTTTGGGATCAG GTACGACGACTACGACTATGCTGAAGTGAACCAGCTCCTGGAGCGGGCGCTCAAAGTGTACATCAAAACTGTGACGTGCTACCCTGAGAAGACAAACCCTGAGACGTTTGACCGCTTCTGGAAGCAGTTCAAGCACAGCGAGAag GTCCACGTGAACCTGCTCATCCTGGAAGCCCGGATGCAGGCGGAGCTGCTGTATGCGCTGCGCGCCATCACCCAGTACATGATCTAG
- the LOC102573425 gene encoding sestrin-3 isoform X2 codes for MGLGRGAVRDGPRRGSRLPPGGAGRDGTRSTGAPAAAGGARLGSAPGPGSPLVPGRLEPGAAPRSLPAAAGAARARVRGAVSHPTRPDPTRRRARSPPWSRPCPALSCAHSLGLGLGLGLTLAGDVCWCECPGRRKVGKMTSSDPERPQFLFVKALASRGRAEAVTQQMGYHPQYLDSFLKTQHYLLHMDGPLPFACRHYIAIMAAARHQCRYLVNLHVLQFLRMGGDPQWLRGLAFTPPKLRNLNEINKILAHRPWLVSKEHIEKLLKISEQSWSLAELVHAVVLLAHCHALASFVFGCGCGQDERPDGRAVPAPTSPGNQCFCEAGSGNGCSQELLRINRKRSLDSCVELESLRDRAQKIHPEAEGREETRLPQPDREEDLHGEAVSTADLSCYLQDPDFAYQDFARRDEDHTQIFRVQDYSWEDHGFSLVNRLYSDIGHLLDEKFRTVDGLHGSVMAKRQGCEPSAFKRGIWNYIHCMFGIRYDDYDYAEVNQLLERALKVYIKTVTCYPEKTNPETFDRFWKQFKHSEKVHVNLLILEARMQAELLYALRAITQYMI; via the exons ATGGGGCTCGGCCGCGGGGCCGTGCGGGACGGGCCCCGTCGGGGCAGCAGGCTGCCGCCCggcggggcgggacgggacgggacgcggAGCACCGGGGCCCCTGCAGCGGCGGGgggggctcggctcggctcggctcctgGGCCGGGGTCCCCGCTTGTCCcgggcaggctggagccaggggcagctcCGCGCTCACTGCCCGCTGCTGCGGGGGCAGCCAGGGCTCGGGTGCGTGGGGCTGTCAGccacccgacccgacccgacccgacccgccGCAGGGCACGCTCGCCCCCGTGGagccggccctgccctgccctgagctgcgcccacagcctggggctggggctggggctggggctgacccTGGCGGGGGACGTCTGCTGGTGTGAATGCCCTGGGCGCAGGAAG GTGGGGAAGATGACTAGCAGTGACCCCGAACGGCCCCAGTTCCTGTTCGTGAAGGCGCTGGCCAGCCGGGGCCGCGCGGAGGCCGTGACGCAGCAGATGGGCTACCACCCGCAGTACCTGGACAGCTTCCTCAAGACACAGCACTACCTGCTGCACATGGACGGCCCGCTGCCCTTCGCCTGCCGGCACTACATCGCCATCATG gcagctgcccGGCACCAGTGCCGCTACCTGGTGAATCTGCATGTGCTGCAGTTCCTGcgcatggggggggacccccagtgGCTGCGGGGCCTGGCCTTTACCCCGCCCAAGCTCCGCAACCTCAATGAGATCAACAAGATCCTGGCGCACCGGCCCTGGCTGGTCAGCAAGGAGCACATTGAG aagCTTCTGAAGATCAGCGAGCAGAGCTGGTCTCTGGCCGAGCTGGTCCACGCCGTGGTGCTCCTGGCGCACTGCCACGCCCTGGCCAGCTTCGTCTTTGGGTGCGGCTGTGGGCAGGACGAGCGGCCAGATGGCCGGGCTGTGCCAGCACCCACCTCACCTGGGAACCAGTGCTTCTGCGAGGCTGGCAGTGgcaatggctgcagccaggaactgttGCGTATCAACCGCAAGCGG TCCCTGGACTCCTGCGTGGAGCTGGAGTCGCTGCGGGACCGTGCCCAGAAGATCCACCCAGAGGCCGAGGGCAGGGAGGAGACGAGGCTGCCCCAGCCAGACAGGGAGGAAG ACTTGCACGGGGAAGCTGTCAGCACCGCAGACCTCTCCTGCTACCTGCAGGACCCCGACTTCGCATACCAGGACTTTGCCCGGCGCGACGAGGATCACACACAGATCTTCAGAGTCCAG GACTACTCCTGGGAGGACCACGGCTTCTCGCTGGTGAACAGGCTCTACTCCGACATTGGGCACCTCCTGGATGAGAAGTTCCGCACCGTGGACGGGCTGCACGGCAGTGTTATGGCCAAGCGGCAGGGCTGCGAGCCCTCGGCCTTCAAGCGCGGCATCTGGAACTACATTCACTGCATGTTTGGGATCAG GTACGACGACTACGACTATGCTGAAGTGAACCAGCTCCTGGAGCGGGCGCTCAAAGTGTACATCAAAACTGTGACGTGCTACCCTGAGAAGACAAACCCTGAGACGTTTGACCGCTTCTGGAAGCAGTTCAAGCACAGCGAGAag GTCCACGTGAACCTGCTCATCCTGGAAGCCCGGATGCAGGCGGAGCTGCTGTATGCGCTGCGCGCCATCACCCAGTACATGATCTAG
- the LOC102573425 gene encoding sestrin-3 isoform X3 produces MQSLLSYAQSGSCAGASGCTGCREVLQCSGHAPSCLCWSCQWLLLVWGRAGEVPVAQAWCIQGTSRAQEKQAGKKPRPPGLGHRGPGDEALAGSLVPVPAAGWEGLAPGKLGLLWAPLWGTEMNCITDACPAEARVWRGQVLWEPPALTWLSQQVGKMTSSDPERPQFLFVKALASRGRAEAVTQQMGYHPQYLDSFLKTQHYLLHMDGPLPFACRHYIAIMAAARHQCRYLVNLHVLQFLRMGGDPQWLRGLAFTPPKLRNLNEINKILAHRPWLVSKEHIEKLLKISEQSWSLAELVHAVVLLAHCHALASFVFGCGCGQDERPDGRAVPAPTSPGNQCFCEAGSGNGCSQELLRINRKRSLDSCVELESLRDRAQKIHPEAEGREETRLPQPDREEDLHGEAVSTADLSCYLQDPDFAYQDFARRDEDHTQIFRVQGRVRSKLK; encoded by the exons ATGCAGTCCTTGCTTAGTTATGCACAATCCGGGTCCTGCGCTGGGGCCTCTGGCTGCACAGGGTGCAGGGAAgtgctgcagtgctctgggcacgcaccctcctgcttgtgctggtcttgccagtggctgctgctggtgtggggaagggcaggggaggtcCCCGTGGCACAGGCCTGGTGCATTCAGGGCACGAGCCGTGCCcaagagaagcaggcagggaagaaacCACGGCCTCCTGGACTAGGGCACCGGGGACCCGGTGACGAAGCCCTAGCTGGGTCTCTCGTCCCAGTCCCTGCAGCCGGATGGGAAGGGCTGGCCCCAGGAAAGCTgggcctgctctgggcaccgcTTTGGGGCACTGAGATGAACTGCATCACAGACGCGTGTCCTGCTGAGGCcagggtgtggagggggcaggtCCTGTGGGAGCCGCCAGCTCTGACATGGCTGTCCCAACAGGTGGGGAAGATGACTAGCAGTGACCCCGAACGGCCCCAGTTCCTGTTCGTGAAGGCGCTGGCCAGCCGGGGCCGCGCGGAGGCCGTGACGCAGCAGATGGGCTACCACCCGCAGTACCTGGACAGCTTCCTCAAGACACAGCACTACCTGCTGCACATGGACGGCCCGCTGCCCTTCGCCTGCCGGCACTACATCGCCATCATG gcagctgcccGGCACCAGTGCCGCTACCTGGTGAATCTGCATGTGCTGCAGTTCCTGcgcatggggggggacccccagtgGCTGCGGGGCCTGGCCTTTACCCCGCCCAAGCTCCGCAACCTCAATGAGATCAACAAGATCCTGGCGCACCGGCCCTGGCTGGTCAGCAAGGAGCACATTGAG aagCTTCTGAAGATCAGCGAGCAGAGCTGGTCTCTGGCCGAGCTGGTCCACGCCGTGGTGCTCCTGGCGCACTGCCACGCCCTGGCCAGCTTCGTCTTTGGGTGCGGCTGTGGGCAGGACGAGCGGCCAGATGGCCGGGCTGTGCCAGCACCCACCTCACCTGGGAACCAGTGCTTCTGCGAGGCTGGCAGTGgcaatggctgcagccaggaactgttGCGTATCAACCGCAAGCGG TCCCTGGACTCCTGCGTGGAGCTGGAGTCGCTGCGGGACCGTGCCCAGAAGATCCACCCAGAGGCCGAGGGCAGGGAGGAGACGAGGCTGCCCCAGCCAGACAGGGAGGAAG ACTTGCACGGGGAAGCTGTCAGCACCGCAGACCTCTCCTGCTACCTGCAGGACCCCGACTTCGCATACCAGGACTTTGCCCGGCGCGACGAGGATCACACACAGATCTTCAGAGTCCAG GGTCGGGTGAGGAGCAAGTTGAAGTGA
- the C8HXorf65 gene encoding uncharacterized protein CXorf65 homolog: RHNTWGPAAGPCCPRRTAPAAAGCSSASGTEVRGRGRGAGCGARSPARPPQLRVPADRRQFLANTDCPVPLLLQYVRARLGLPPAEPIDLCDELGALKLLFLPKAPGDRAAKFLAPRGTYHVCRLQRGAPGTKQETSYRAFVPLLKDPEPELLEALRAQCELLEKNRLKLSRGPDGKRAAPLDALLGLAPSQILGRAGARAGPAPAAAAEEEGAPRRAGPPPRARQDSARRDKHRAAQ; encoded by the exons CGTCACAACACCTGGGGGCCGGCGgccgggccctgctgccctcgccGCACCGCCCCGGCAGCGGCAGGATGTTCATCTGCATCCGGCACGGAGGTGCGGGGGCGAGGGCGCGGTGCGGGGTGCGGGGCCCGGTCCCCGGCCCGCCCCCCGCAGCTCCGGGTCCCCGCAGACCGGCGGCAGTTCCTGGCCAACACCGACTGCCCcgtgccgctgctgctgcagtaCGTGCgcgcccgcctggggctgccgcCCGCCG AGCCCATCGACCTGTGCGACGAGCTGGGCGCGCTCAAGCTGCTCTTCCTGCCCAAGGCGCCCGGCGACCGCGCCGCCAAGTTCCTCGCCCCGCGGGGCACCTACCACGTGTGCCGCCTGCAGCGCGGGGCCCCAG GGACCAAGCAGGAGACCTCGTACCGCGCCTTCGTCCCGCTGCTCAAGGACCCGGAGCCGGAGCTGCTGG AGGCCCTGCGCGCCCAGTGCGAACTGCTGGAGAAGAACCGCCTCAAGCTGAGCCGCGGCCCCGACGGCAAACGCGCGGCGCCGCTGGACGCGCTGCTGGGCCTGGCGCCGTCGCAGATCCTG GGCCGGGCGGGCGCGCGCGCGGGCCCGGCACCCGCAGCAGCCGCCGAGGAGGAGGGCgccccgcgcagggccgggccgcCCCCCCGGGCACGCCAGGACTCCGCCAGGAGGGACAAACACCGCGCCGCGCAGTGA
- the IL2RG gene encoding cytokine receptor common subunit gamma isoform X2, with product MSLLQPTLTSAPRQPLRPLVQEATGLGGHVMQGVKCVVFNDEYMTCMWGNQEDQPAANYSLYYWYQHQPAVTECQRYLQHNGINTGCWFSHSEIKLFQTFRVHVNASHGSRTQVIPTYDMKLQDLVKPDPPVNLTLQNMSNHQLQLSWHTPYPRQQCVEHAVRYRSNKDTDWTVHGVNGQLFSFPSVDEEKKYTFQVRSKINQYCGSTQLWSEWSVPVYWGNTMAHNSTGEPLPRYWVRTVLIPVVSGVVLLVLVVMLVRMERVWVVFMPQVPNPSKTFDELFNTHKGNFQEWAGVPKDMVESFTPNYSESICHVSELLPKEGQEPVTDSWAPLGPRSGPLPLKKDIGGL from the exons atgagtctgctccaacccacGCTCACATCAGCACCAAGGCAGCCTCTGCGGCCTCTTGTCCAGGAAGCCACAGGACTCGGTGGACACGTCATGCAGG GTGTGAAGTGCGTGGTCTTCAATGACGAGTACATGACCTGCATGTGGGGCAACCAGGAGGACCAGCCGGCTGCCAACTACTCGCTCTACTACTG GTACCAGCATCAGCCGGCAGTGACGGAGTGCCAGCGTTACCTGCAGCACAACGGCATCAACACGGGCTGCTGGTTCAGCCACAGCGAGAtcaagctgttccagaccttcCGGGTCCACGTCAATGCGAGCCACGGCAGCAGGACCCAAGTCATCCCCACCTACGACATGAAGCTCCAGGACCTTG TGAAGCCCGACCCGCCAGTGAACCTCACGCTCCAGAACATGAGCAACCATCAGCTGCAGCTGAGCTGGCACACGCCGTACCCCCGTCAACAGTGTGTGGAGCATGCTGTGCGCTACAGGAGCAACAAGGACACGGACTGGACG GTGCACGGGGTGAACGGTCAGCTGTTCTCCTTCCCCAGCGTGGATGAGGAGAAGAAATACACCTTCCAGGTGCGCAGCAAGATCAACCAGTACTGCGGCTCCACGCAGCTCTGGAGCGAGTGGAGCGTCCCCGTGTACTGGGGCAACACAATGGCCCACA ACTCCACCGGGGAGCCACTGCCCCGGTACTGGGTGCGGACAGTCCTGATCCCAGTGGTCTCCGGCGTGGTGCTGCTGGTCCTCGTTGTGATGCTGGTCCGCATGGAGAG AGTGTGGGTCGTCTTCATGCCCCAGGTGCCCAACCCCAGTAAGACCTTCGACGAGCTCTTCAACACCCACAAGGGCAACTTCCAG GAGTGGGCCGGTGTCCCCAAGGACATGGTGGAGAGCTTCACACCCAACTACAGTGAGAGCATCTGCCACGTCAGCGAGCTGCTCCCCAAGGAGGGCCAGGAGCCCGTTACTGACAGCTGGGCCCCCCTAGGCCCCAGATCTGGGCCCCTTCCTTTAAAGAAGGACATTGGGGGCCTGTGA
- the IL2RG gene encoding cytokine receptor common subunit gamma isoform X3, giving the protein MILAVLLLCGLGQLGTAAPGSQGVKCVVFNDEYMTCMWGNQEDQPAANYSLYYWYQHQPAVTECQRYLQHNGINTGCWFSHSEIKLFQTFRVHVNASHGSRTQVIPTYDMKLQDLVKPDPPVNLTLQNMSNHQLQLSWHTPYPRQQCVEHAVRYRSNKDTDWTVHGVNGQLFSFPSVDEEKKYTFQVRSKINQYCGSTQLWSEWSVPVYWGNTMAHNSTGEPLPRYWVRTVLIPVVSGVVLLVLVVMLVRMERVWVVFMPQVPNPSKTFDELFNTHKGNFQEWAGVPKDMVESFTPNYSESICHVSELLPKEGQEPVTDSWAPLGPRSGPLPLKKDIGGL; this is encoded by the exons ATGATCCTGGCGGTGCTGCTGCTCTGCGGCCTCGGCCAGCTGGGCACGGCCGCCCCCGGCTCACAAG GTGTGAAGTGCGTGGTCTTCAATGACGAGTACATGACCTGCATGTGGGGCAACCAGGAGGACCAGCCGGCTGCCAACTACTCGCTCTACTACTG GTACCAGCATCAGCCGGCAGTGACGGAGTGCCAGCGTTACCTGCAGCACAACGGCATCAACACGGGCTGCTGGTTCAGCCACAGCGAGAtcaagctgttccagaccttcCGGGTCCACGTCAATGCGAGCCACGGCAGCAGGACCCAAGTCATCCCCACCTACGACATGAAGCTCCAGGACCTTG TGAAGCCCGACCCGCCAGTGAACCTCACGCTCCAGAACATGAGCAACCATCAGCTGCAGCTGAGCTGGCACACGCCGTACCCCCGTCAACAGTGTGTGGAGCATGCTGTGCGCTACAGGAGCAACAAGGACACGGACTGGACG GTGCACGGGGTGAACGGTCAGCTGTTCTCCTTCCCCAGCGTGGATGAGGAGAAGAAATACACCTTCCAGGTGCGCAGCAAGATCAACCAGTACTGCGGCTCCACGCAGCTCTGGAGCGAGTGGAGCGTCCCCGTGTACTGGGGCAACACAATGGCCCACA ACTCCACCGGGGAGCCACTGCCCCGGTACTGGGTGCGGACAGTCCTGATCCCAGTGGTCTCCGGCGTGGTGCTGCTGGTCCTCGTTGTGATGCTGGTCCGCATGGAGAG AGTGTGGGTCGTCTTCATGCCCCAGGTGCCCAACCCCAGTAAGACCTTCGACGAGCTCTTCAACACCCACAAGGGCAACTTCCAG GAGTGGGCCGGTGTCCCCAAGGACATGGTGGAGAGCTTCACACCCAACTACAGTGAGAGCATCTGCCACGTCAGCGAGCTGCTCCCCAAGGAGGGCCAGGAGCCCGTTACTGACAGCTGGGCCCCCCTAGGCCCCAGATCTGGGCCCCTTCCTTTAAAGAAGGACATTGGGGGCCTGTGA
- the IL2RG gene encoding cytokine receptor common subunit gamma isoform X1 produces MGQGRKGLGCLWLLCSPFPCFAAGSSTSVSQTQIRRARQAGASGHKAPSASSSLVCFCLWGVKCVVFNDEYMTCMWGNQEDQPAANYSLYYWYQHQPAVTECQRYLQHNGINTGCWFSHSEIKLFQTFRVHVNASHGSRTQVIPTYDMKLQDLVKPDPPVNLTLQNMSNHQLQLSWHTPYPRQQCVEHAVRYRSNKDTDWTVHGVNGQLFSFPSVDEEKKYTFQVRSKINQYCGSTQLWSEWSVPVYWGNTMAHNSTGEPLPRYWVRTVLIPVVSGVVLLVLVVMLVRMERVWVVFMPQVPNPSKTFDELFNTHKGNFQEWAGVPKDMVESFTPNYSESICHVSELLPKEGQEPVTDSWAPLGPRSGPLPLKKDIGGL; encoded by the exons ATGGGGCAGGGTAGGAAGGGCTTGGGatgtctctggcttctgtgcagccccttcccttgcTTCGCGGCCGGGAGCAGCACGTCAGTCAGCCAGACTCAGATCCGCCGCGCTCGCCAGGCTGGAGCCAGCGGGCACAAGGCACCGAGTGCAAGCTCCTCTCTAGTCTGCTTCTGCCTCTGGG GTGTGAAGTGCGTGGTCTTCAATGACGAGTACATGACCTGCATGTGGGGCAACCAGGAGGACCAGCCGGCTGCCAACTACTCGCTCTACTACTG GTACCAGCATCAGCCGGCAGTGACGGAGTGCCAGCGTTACCTGCAGCACAACGGCATCAACACGGGCTGCTGGTTCAGCCACAGCGAGAtcaagctgttccagaccttcCGGGTCCACGTCAATGCGAGCCACGGCAGCAGGACCCAAGTCATCCCCACCTACGACATGAAGCTCCAGGACCTTG TGAAGCCCGACCCGCCAGTGAACCTCACGCTCCAGAACATGAGCAACCATCAGCTGCAGCTGAGCTGGCACACGCCGTACCCCCGTCAACAGTGTGTGGAGCATGCTGTGCGCTACAGGAGCAACAAGGACACGGACTGGACG GTGCACGGGGTGAACGGTCAGCTGTTCTCCTTCCCCAGCGTGGATGAGGAGAAGAAATACACCTTCCAGGTGCGCAGCAAGATCAACCAGTACTGCGGCTCCACGCAGCTCTGGAGCGAGTGGAGCGTCCCCGTGTACTGGGGCAACACAATGGCCCACA ACTCCACCGGGGAGCCACTGCCCCGGTACTGGGTGCGGACAGTCCTGATCCCAGTGGTCTCCGGCGTGGTGCTGCTGGTCCTCGTTGTGATGCTGGTCCGCATGGAGAG AGTGTGGGTCGTCTTCATGCCCCAGGTGCCCAACCCCAGTAAGACCTTCGACGAGCTCTTCAACACCCACAAGGGCAACTTCCAG GAGTGGGCCGGTGTCCCCAAGGACATGGTGGAGAGCTTCACACCCAACTACAGTGAGAGCATCTGCCACGTCAGCGAGCTGCTCCCCAAGGAGGGCCAGGAGCCCGTTACTGACAGCTGGGCCCCCCTAGGCCCCAGATCTGGGCCCCTTCCTTTAAAGAAGGACATTGGGGGCCTGTGA